The sequence CCACGACGAGACCCAGCCCTACCACCCGCCGGCCTCGTACGAGCCGGCTCGCCTGGCGCCGGAGCTGGCGCCGCAGGCCGACCAGGAGCAGGAAGCGTCCGACCTCAACGTGGTCTACCTCAGCGACGTGGCGGCCGAGGCCACGCTGCTGGCCGCCCACGGCCAGTACGACTACGCGGTCGAGCTCCTGCGCGGCGAGATCGCGGCGCGGCCGACCCACGTGGTGAACTGGATCCAGCTGCTCGAACTGATGCACAGCCGCCGCGACACCGATGCCTTCCTCGAGGTCGCGGCCGATTTCCGCAACCACTTCGTCAGCGAGACGCTGTGGGAAAAGGTCAGCATCATGGGCCGCGACCTGGCGCCGGCCAGCGCGCTGTTCAGCGGCCAGGGCGTGAGCGGCAGCAATGCCGACGAGATCACCGCGATGCTGGACCAATTGAGCGAGCCGCAGTCCTACGCGCCGCCGGCCGCCCCGGCCCCGGTGCCGGCCCCGGTCCAATATGCGCCGCCGCCCCGCCGGTGGCCGAGCCGCTGGTGTTCGAGCTGCCGACCGAGCAGGAAACGCCGCCGGCCCCGGCCTCCGAGCTGCCCGAGTTCGAATTCGACCTGCCCGAGGAAGTGGCGCCGCCGCAGGTGGAGCCGATCCCGGCCTTCGACCTGATCGACATCGAGCCGCCGCTCGAACTGGTGGCGCCCGACGAGCCCGAAGAAGCCGATACCGACGCCGTGCCGGGCGAGCACGCCGAGCTGCGCGCGGCGCGGCGGCTGATCCAGTCGGGCCAGCAGGAAGCCGGCGCGGCCATCCTCGAGCGGCTGATGATGAGCGGCTCGCACGAGGAGCGCGCCGCCGCCGGCGAGATGCTGGTCAAGCTCACCATGCCCCGCTGAAGCCGGCGCCGGGCGGCGCGAACTTCCCGCCGCCGGCGCCGCTCGCATCCGGAAGCCCCGCCCGAGCGGTCCGGATCGTCGCGCCGTGCGCGGCGATCGCACCGCTCCCCACCACCCCACGCTGACCCGCGCCCGGCGCCCGCCTCATGACCGAACCGCCCATCCCCGAGCAGCAGCCCCCGATCGAGCCGACGATCGAGCCCACCTTGGCGCCGCGGTCCGAGCCCGCGCCGCCACCGCCTCCCCGCCACGCCGCCCGCGCCTGCGCGAACGCCTGGCCGACTTCTGGCAACGTTACCGCCGCCCCCTGCTGCTGCTCGCGGCGGCGCTGGCACTGGCCATGCTGGCCGGCCTGGCCTGGCTGCTGCGCGACCTGCCCTCGCTGGCCGAGCTCGACGACCTGCAGCCCAAGGTGCCGCTGCGGGTCTATTCGCGCGACAAGGTGCTGATCGGCGAATTCGGCAAGGAGCGGCGCAGCCTGGTGAAGCTCGCCGACATCCCGGCCGACCTCAGGCAGGCGGTGCTGGCGATCGAGGACGCGCGCTTCTACGAGCACGGCGCGATCGACCTGGTCGGCGTGCTGCGCGCCGGCCTCGCCAACCTCGGCAGCGGCGGCCGCGGCCAGGGCGCCAGCACCATCACCATGCAGGTGGCGCGCGACCTGTTCCTGACCCGCGACAAGACCGTCACGCGCAAGCTGCGCGAGATCGTGGTGGCCTACAAGATCGAGGCGGTGCGCAGCAAGGACGAGATCCTCGAGCTGTACATGAACCAGATCTACCTGGGCCAGCGCGCCTACGGCTTCGCCAGCGCGGCGCGGGTCTACTTCGGCAAGGAGCTCGGCGCGCTGACGCTGGCCGAATCGGCCATGCTGGCCGGCCTGCCCAAGGCGCCGTCGGCCTACAACCCGGTCAGCAATCCGCGCCGCGCGCGGGTCCGGCAGGAATACATCCTCAAGCGCATGCGCGAGCTGGGCTACATCGGCGAGGCGCGCTACCGCCAGGCGCTGGCCGAGCCGCTGCAACTGGCGCGCAGCCAGGACGCCGCGCCGGCCAGCCAGCCGCATGCCGAATACGCCGCCGAGATGGTGCGCCAGGCGATGTTCGACAAGTACGGCGAGGCCGCCTACTCGCGCGGGCTGACGGTGGTCACCACCATCGACTACGCCCAGCAGCAGATGGCCTGGGAAAGCGTGCGGCAGAGCCTGCTCGACTACGACCGCCGCCGCGGCTGGCGCGGCCCGAGGCCTACGTGGCGCTGCCGGAGCCGGCCGCCCGCGAGGACAGCGCGGACGAGCTGCTGGCCGCCCACCCGGATGCCGACGGCCAGGTCGCCGCCGTGGTGGTCGCGGCCAGCCCGCGCAAGGTGGTGGCGCTGACGCGCGACGGCGACACGGTGGAGATCGCCGAGCCCGGCCTACGCTTCGCCGCCGCCGGGCTGCGCGAAGGCGCGCCGGCCAAGCTACGCATCCGGCCCGGCGCCGTGGTGCGGATCGGCAGGGATGCGCGCGGCGCGCGCGAGATCGTGCAGCTGCCGCAGATCCAGGGCGCGCTGGTGGCGCTGGCGCCGCAGGACGGCGCGATCCGTGCGCTGGTCGGCGGCTTCGATTTCGGCGTCAACAAGTTCAACCGCGCGGCGCAGGCCTGGCGCCAGCCCGGCTCGACCTTCAAGCCCTTCGTCTACTCGGCCGCGCTCGAACGCGGCGTCGGCCCGGCCACCATCGTCAACGACGCCGCCTTCTCGGTGCAGCTCGACCCGGGCAGCGACAAGCGCTGGGAGCCGAAGAACGACGACGGCAGCGAGGCCGGCCCGATCAGCATGCGCAGCGGCCTGCAGAAATCGAAGAACCTGGTGGCGGTACGCGTCGCCGACTATGTCGGCGTGCCCTTCATCCGCGACTACGTGCAGCGCTTCGGCTTCGTGCCCGCCCAGGTACCGCCCTACCTGCCGATGGCGCTCGGCGCCGGCCAGGTCACGCCGCTGCAGCTCGCCGGCGCCTACGCGGTGTTCGCCAACGGCGGCTGGCGGGTGCCGCCCTACCTGATCGCCGAGGTGCGCGACGGCCGCGGCCAGTTGCTGCTGCAGGCGCGGCCGGCGGTGGCCGAGGCCAACGCGATCCGCGCGCTGACGCCGCGCAACGCCTTCGTGATGCACCAGCTCCTGCTCGGCGTGGCCCAGCGCGGCACCGCCTGGCAGAGCAACGCGCTGGGCCGGACCGACATCGGCGGCAAGACCGGCACCACCAACGACATGCACGACGTCTGGTTCGCCGGCTACCAGCATTCGCTGCTGGCGGTCAGCTGGCTCGGCTACGACCAGCCGCGCTCGGTCGGCGCCGGCGGCGCGCAGCTGGCGCTGCCGATGTGGATGCGCTTCATGGGCCGAGCGCTCAAAGGCGTGCCGACCTACCAGATGCCGCAGCCGCCCGGCGTGCTGCAGATCGGCGGCGAGTGGTACCTCGACCTGTTCACGCCCGGCAACGGCTTCGTCAGCGCGATCGGCATGGACGGCGTGGAGATGCCGGCGCCGGACGAGCTGACCGACGAGGACATGAGCGGGGACGAGCCGGAAGAGACCGAGGCGGAAGCCGGCGATTCGACCTATGTCGAGCCGCCGGCCGCGGAGCGGAACCCGCCGATGGACGAGGCGACGCCGCCGCCGAGCACGCCCTGAGCGGTTCGGCCCGGCGTCTCCGCGCTTCCGCCCGGCACGCACGGAACACTTCACCGCAGGAGCGGCTTCAGCCGCGAATGGGCGGAAAAGACCCGACCGCCATTCGCGGCTGAAGCCGCTCCTACATCCTCCCGGCGAGCAGCGGCAACCCTACAGCGGCGCCAGCGTGATCGTCTCGTAGCTCAGCTCGACCGAGGCCGGCTGGCGGCCGCGCGGCGTGATCGGCACCAGCGTCACCTGCAGCGTGCCGTCGGCGGCGATCTTGCGCGCGAGCTCGACGTTGATGACGAAGGTCATCCGCTCGGGCTTGTGCTCGCCGTGCGGCTCGCCCTTGCGCACCTTGGCCACGCTGGAGATCAGCCCGACATAGTTGGGCAGCTCGGTGCTGGTCGCCGCATTGGCCTTGGGCAGGTTGACATAGACCTTCACCGCCACGCCGACGTGGGCCGGGATGCGCACGCCCTCGAAGGTCAGCAGGTAGCGCTGGCCGCCGGCCAGCGCCGCCAGCGCGTCGCGGTGGGCTTGCGGCAGCGCCGCCACGTGGGTGGTCGGCGCGGCCGACAGCGCGCGCGGCGCGGCGCTGGAGAGCACGCTCAGGGCCTCGGCCGGCACGGTGCGCGGCGGGCGCTCGGGCGAATAGAACACCGGGCTGGACTGGGTCGGCACCGCCAGGCTGTCGTAGACGTAGCCGATGGCCGCGGTCTCGACCACGTCGCGGACCTTGATCGAGGTCCAGGTGCCGTTCTCGTCGTAGAAATTCCAGGCGTGGTCGAGCCAGCGCTCGTCGGTCGGATTGTCGTGGCCGCCGCCCAGCGCCAGCCAGCTCGGCCACATGCGGTCGACGTTGGCATGGTGGGCGAAGAACACCGGGTCGCGCGCGGCGGTGGCCAGCACGCCCATGTCGCAGCCCTGGTTGACGCTGTCGCCCGGCGTGCCGGTCCAGTTGTGCACGTTGTTGTGCGGGATGCGCTCGAGCAGGCCCGAGGCGGACTGCCCCAGCGTGAGGTGGACGTCCGGATCCATGCCGCCGAACTGGCCGAAGCTCGGCGCGTCCAGCACCAGGCTGATCGCCTTCGGCCCGACGAAGGCCTTGGGGATCTGGTCGCCGTAGGTCACGCCGCGGCGGGTGTTGTAGAGCGCGTTGGGCCGGCGCATGGCGAACTTGCGCGAATAGGCCAGCGGCAGCGTCTGGGTCTGCTCGCTCTGGGTGCTCCAGTCCCAGTACGGCAGCCGCAGCTCTGGCGCGCCGGCCAGCCGCGCCAGGATGCGTTCGAGGAAGTACAGGTAGCAGCGGTGCCAGGGCAGGAACCACCAGCTGCCGTGGATCTCGGGGCCGGCCTGGCCGTCGGTGCCGCCGCCGCAATACCAGCAGTGCACATAGCTCTGGCGCAGCCAGCCGAGCGGGTTGTCGGGCTGCTTGACGGTCAATTCGCGCAGCCGGGCGAAGGCCAGGGTCAGCGTACGCAGCTCGGCCTCGCCGAGCGAATTGATGCTGCGCCGCGGCAGCACCGGCAGCCGGCCCGGCACGAAGGGCACCGCCGGTCCGGTCGGCGTCGGCGGCGTGCAATCTTCCGGGTAGTCGGGCGGCGCATCGTCGGCCAGGGCCGGCAGGACGGGCAAGGCGGCGAGGCCGGGCATGGCGCCCAGCGCGATCATCTGGCGCAGGATTTCGCGGCGCGCCAGCGGCGCGTCGAACAGCTTGGACTTCGACATGGTTTCCTCCGTGGAACAGCGGGCTCGATGTGTTCTTGTAGGCCGGCATGCCCGAGCGAGCGGGCCCTGCCTTTATAGAACCGCCCGGCAGCGGAGGGAATGACGATGGGTTACAGCGGGACGTGACGCAGGCACCGCAAGGTAACGATGTCGACGCAGGAACGGCTTCAGCCGCGAACGCCGGGAGAGGACGCCCGGCCATTCGCGGCTGAAGCCGCTCCTACAAGGGCATTGCCGCAGCGGTCACATCGCGGACGCCGCAATGCGCACGGCCCCGGCAGCGCGCGAACGCCGCCGGGGCCGGGTGCGGATCGCGTGGCCGCTCAGGCCCAGCTGATCAGCCCGTACAGTTTCTTGCCGCGGCGGAGCAGGGTGAAGCGGCCGAACAGCCGCTCCTCGTCGCCGATCGCGTGTTCGATCGTCTCGGCCTTGCGGCCGTTGACGCTGACCGCGCCGCTCAGGATGAAGGTACGCGCCTCGCTCTTGGACTTGGCGAGGCCGGCCGCCACCAGCGCGTCGATCAGGCCGGACGTGCTGCGCTCGAGCGTCACGCCCGGGACGCCGTCGAGCGCCAGCTGTTCGAAATCCGACTCGGTCAGCTCGGCCAGGCTGTCGCTGAACAGGCTGCGGCTGATGCGTTGGGCGGCCTCGACCGCGGCCTGGCCGTGGACGACGGCGGTGACCTGCTCGGCCAGGATGCGCTGGGCTTCGGGCTTGCCTTCGCGGGCGCGGTCGGCCGCCTCGATCGCGGCGATCTCGGCCGGGGACAGGAAGCTGAAGTAGCGCAGGAAGGTGTAGACGTCGGCGTCGGCGGTATTGAGCCAGAACTGGTAGAAGCCGTAGGGCGAGGTCTTGCGGGCATCGAGCCAGATGGTGCCGGTCTCGGTCTTGCCGAACTTGGTGCCGTCGGACTTGGTGACCAGCGGCAGCGTCAGGCCGAACACCTGCTGCTGGTTGAGCCGGCGGGTCAGGTCGGTGCCGGCGGTGATGTTGCCCCACTGGTCCGAGCCGCCGATCTGCAGCTTGCAGCCGTGGCGCCGGTTCAGCTCGCTGAAGTCGTAGCCTTGCAGGAGGCTGTAGGCGAACTCGGTGAACGAGATGCCCTGGTCGTCGCGGTTGATGCGCTGCTGCACCGATTCCTTCTTGATCATGGCGTTGACCGAGAAGTGCTTGCCGATGTCGCGCAGGAATTCCAGCGCGCCCATGCCGCCGAACCAGTCGTAGTTATTGGCCATGATCGCGGCGTTGGGGCCGTCGAAGTCGAGGAAGGGCTCGACCTGGGTGCGGATCTTGCCGACCCAGCTCTCGATCACGTCGGGCGTGTTGAGCTTGCGCTCGGCCGCCTTGAAGCTCGGGTCGCCGATCATGCCGGTGGCGCCGCCGACCAGCGCGATCGGCTTGTGGCCGGCCAGCTGGAAGCGCTTGAGCACCAGGATCGGCACCAGGCTGCCGATGTGCAGGCTGTCGGCGGTCGGATCGAAGCCGCAATACAGCGTCACCGACTCGCTGGCCAGCAGCGCGTCGAGCGCCTGGGCATCGGTCGTCTGCGCGATCAGGCCGCGATCGTGCAGATCCTGGATCAGGGGGACTTGTACATGGGGTTCTCCAACGGCTGAGGTCGTACGCGAAACCGGCGATTCTAGCCGAATCCGGGCGAGCGCCGATTCTGGAGGTGGGGACGATGGGCCTGTGAATTTGAAGATGGGAAGGGGGAAGGGTAACCCCATCCCCTCCCAGCCTCCCCCTTGAAGGGGGAGGAGTGGATTGCACCATATCGAACGGCTGCGCCCTCATCCGCATCGCTGCTCCGCTCCCTCCCCTTCAAGGGGAGGGTTGCCTTCTCCCTTCCCCCTTCCCCCTTCACTCCTCCCCCTTCCCTCTACTCCGTCCACCGGCTTACGCTTCGCCCCTCACACCCTCATTCCCCTCTCCCATGCCCTCCTCCCTCTACATCGGCCTGATGTCCGGCACCAGCCTCGACGGCATCGACTGCGCCGTGGTCGATTTCGCCGCCGGCAAGCCGCGCCTGCTGGCTGCCACCCTGCGCGCCTTCGCACCCGCTCTACGCGACGAACTGCTGGCGCTGCAGGCGAGCGGCCCGGACGAGCTGCACCGCGCCGCGCTGGCCGGCAACGCGCTGGCCGACGCTTACGCCGCCAGCGTCGCCGCCACCCTGGCCGAGGCCGGCCTCGACGCCGGCGCGATCGCCGCCATCGGCATGCACGGCCAGACCGTGCGCCACCGGCCCGAGCTCGGCTACACGCTGCAGATCGGCAACGCGGCTCGGCTGGCCGAGGCGAGCGGAATCACGGTGGCGGCCGACTTCCGCAGCCGCGACGTGGCGGCCGGCGGCCAGGGCGCGCCGCTGGTGCCGGCCTTCCACCTCGGCATGTTCGGCGGCGCCGCGCACCGGGCGGTGGTCAACATCGGCGGCATCGCCAACCTGACCGACCTGCCGCCCGGCGGCGCCGTGCGCGGCTGGGACACCGGACCCGGCAACGTGCTGATGGACGGCTGGATCGCCCGCAACCGCGGCCAGCCCTACGACGCCGACGGCGCCTGGGCCACGGCCGGCCGGGTCGACGCCGCCCTGCTGGCCGCCCTGCTGGCCGAACCCTACTGCGCCGCGCCGCCGCCCAAGAGCACCGGCCGCGACCTGTTTCATGCCGGCTGGCTCGACGACCGGCTGGCCGGCCGCACGCTGGCGGCCGAGGACGTGCAGGCCACCCTGCTGGAATTCACCGCGCGCAGCATCGCCGCCGAGATCGAACGCGAGGCGATGGCTGCGGCCGAGGTCTACGTCTGCGGCGGCGGCGCGCGCAACGGCGCCTTGATGGCGCGGCTGACCGCCTTGCTGGCGCCGCGGCCGGTGGCCGGCACCGAAGCGCTCGGGCTGCACCCGGACTGGGTCGAGGCGACGGCGTTCGCCTGGCTGGCGCGGCGCTGCCTGCTCGGCCAGGCCGGCAACCTGCCGGCGGTGACAGGGGCGGCGGGGTTGCGAGTGCTGGGGGCGATCCATCCGGCGGTGGTGGGGTGGCCAGCGGCGCCGGCAATCGCCGGGTGAACGACCGGGCACTGCCCGGCAAAGCGATCGGTTTGTTGCCAAGCAGTTGCTTCATCGCCGTGGCCACGGGAAACTTGCCAGCCCTGCCCATTCATTCAGAATGTCCGGCAGATATATTGATCGTTTCTTTTATGTTGCGGTGATTCAGGAGAATCAATTTGGTCATATGCGCAAAATGCAATTGGGAGTGGCAGGGTTTTAACCAAACCTGCCCCAAGTGCGGAGCCATGATCGGCGAGAAGGAATTCAGCAAGCCCAAGTTCTATATATTGGCCGCCTTGGGCTTGATCGGCCTGATCTGTTTCATGTCGATATCCTGGTATTTCCAGAACAGGAAAGCCGCTGCGAACGATAAATCGATTCAGGCGCAACTGAACAGCGCTTCGCCCGAGCAGGCCGAAGAGGCCGCCTTGATCAGAACCGGCATCGCCGAAGATCTAGGGCGCTCAATACGCGGCAGATTCGTGGGTGCCAAGCTGAAGACGATGAAGATGAATTTCGACGCGTCGATCGTTTGCGTGGAATTCTCGAGCAGCAATGCCTGGCAGGTCATGAAAACGAAACGGTTGGTGATCCTCGGCGATCGCACCGAGACCGATGCAGCGAAATGGGATGTCCATTGCGCCGGCAATATGATCGATATGTCATCCGCGGCTCAATAGCGGAAACCCCGCCGAAGAATCGAAGACTTCACGCGGCGTGGTTCATAAATAAGCAAGTTGCACATCGAACAACCATCGAATCCGAATCCAGACATGCATTCCAAATCGCGCCACCTGACCGCCGTGGTGATCCTGGCCCTAGCGGCCGCCCTGTACGCAGCGGGACAGTACTACTCGGCCCTGAGCGCCTGCGCCGCCGATCTGAAAGCAGGCGAAGGCAATATCGAGCAGGGGTTCGCCCTCGCCGATACCGCCTTCGCCTATGCCTTCGCCGGGCTCGTCTGCCTGTCGATCGCCTTGTCGTTCTGGCTGGTGAAGGCCCACCGGGTCGTCCGCCAGATCGTCGCCGTCCCGGTCCTGCTCATTGTGCTGAGCCTGCCGTACTTCCTGCTGGATACGCTGCTCGACCTGTCGCGACCGCTCGGCGACTGGCTCTGCAGATAGGCCACGGCCCGCAGCCGACTCATGCAGCCGGGCCACGCCAGATCGGCCGCATCGGCTCGATTCGGTACGGCCCCGGGCCGTTCCTTACCCCGCCGGCTGCAACCCGAACCCCACCCCGATCCGGTTCCACGAATTGATCGCATTGACCGCCAGCGTCAGGTCGACCATTTCCTTGTCGCCGAATTGCGCCTTCACCGAGTCGTACAGCGCCTCGCTCACCTCGTGGCCGGCCAGTTGCGTCAGCGCCTCGGTCCAGGCCAGCGCGGCGCGTTCGCGTTCGCTGAAGAACGGCGTCTCGCGCCAGGCGCTCAGCGTGTAGATGCGCCGTTCGCTCTCGCCGCGCTTGCGGGCGTCGGCGGTGTGCATGTCGAGGCAGAAGGCGCAGCCGTTGAGCTGGGAGGAACGGATGCGGATCAGTTCGAGCAGCGACGGCTCCAGGCCGCTGCCGGTCACGGCGTTCTCCAGCGCGATCATGGCCTTGTAGGCGTCGGGCGCGGCCTTGGCCCAGTTCAGTCGTGCGTGCATGGTGCGTTTCCTTTCGCTTGGTGAGTCGGTATGGCCGCCACGATAGCGCCAGGGCGGACTGCCAGGAACGGCCAATTTCCGCATAATCGAGGAGACCAATCTCCCGCCCGCCCCTTATGGATTTCCACCTCGCACTCCACCCGCACGGCGAGCTGACCGCCCAGATCTACGGCCAGCTGCGCGACGCGATCCGTGCCGGCCGCCTGGCCGCCGGCGAACGGCTGCCGCCGAGCCGGGCGCTGGCGGCGCAGCTCGGCGTCTCGCGCAAGACCGTCACCGAGGCCTACGAGATGCTGGCCAGCGAGGGTTTCACCGCGGGCCGCGTCGGCGCCGGCACCTTCGTCGCCGCCGTGCCCGGCCTCGCTGCGCAGGCGGCGCCGGCCAAGCCGGTGGCGGCCATCCCGCTGCCGCGCTGGCAGGCGCTGCCGACGCCCTTCCTGGAGATCGCCAGCGCGCCCCGGCTGCGCCACGACTTCCGCGGCGGCGCCACCGACCGTTCGCTGCTGCCGCAGGCCGAATGGCGCCGCTGCATGATGGAGGCGCTGCGCTGGCAGGTACGCGGCGACGCGGAAGCGGCCACGGTGGACGGCCTGCCGCGGCTGCGCGGCGCGATCGCGCGCCAGCTGGCGGTCAGCCGCGCGGTGCGCTGCGAGTGGTCCGACGTGATGGTGACCAGCGGCGCGCAGCAGGCGATCGACCTGGTCGGCCGGGTGCTGCTGGAGCCGGGCGCGGTGGTGGCGATGGAAGACCCCGGCTATCCGCCGGCCTTCGCCAGCTTCAGCGCCCAGGGCGCGCGCGTGGTGTCGGTGCCGGTCGACGGCGAGGGGATGGTGGTCGAGGCGCTGCCCGACTCGGCACGGCTGGTCTACGTCACGCCCTCGCACCAGTTCCCGCTCGGCATGCCGATGAGCCTGCCGCGCCGGCGCGCGCTGCTGCACTGGGCCGCGCGCCGCGGCGCAGTGATCCTGGAGGACGACTACGACAGCGAATTCCGCTACGAGGGCCGCGCGCTCGAAGCGCTGCACAGCCTCGACGACAGCGGCCTGGTGGCCTACGCCGGCACCTTTTCCAAGACGTTGACGGCCGAGCTGCGGCTCGGCTACCTGGTGATGCCGCCGGCGCTGCGGCCGGCGCTGCGCCAGGCCAAGCACCTGTGCGACTGGTACAGCCAGCCGCTATTGCAGTTCGCGCTGGCGCGGCTGATCGAGCGCGGCGACTTCGCCCGCCACGCGCGGCGCTGCCACAAGCACTACGCGGCCCGCCGCGCGGCCCTGCTGGCGGCGCTGCGCGGACCGCTGGCCGACTGGCTGGCGCCGATCCCGGCGATGGCCGGCATCCACCTGGCGGCGCGGCTGCAGCAGCCGCTCGATCTCGGCGCGCTGGTGGAACGTGGCCGCGGCGAGGGGCTCGGCCTCTATCCGCTCGACGCCTTCCACCGCGAAACGCCGCCGCTCGCCGGGCTGCTGTTCGGCTTCGGCGGCACCGCGCTGGACGAGCTGCAGGCCGGCCTGCAGACGCTGGAACGGCTGCTGCGCACGGCCTGAGCGCGGCTCAGCCGTGGGCGTGCCAGCCGTGCCGCCGCCCCGGTGCGGCCGGCGCGGCGCCGAAGCGCAGCCAGGCCTTCTCGTGGAAGTAGTAGGCCACCGTGTTCACCGCCGGCTCGACCAGGGCCAGCAGGCTGCTCACGCCGATATTGCCGGTCAGCAGGTAGGCCACGCCGAAGGCGACGCTGAAGTGGGTGGCGGCGAAGGTGAGGGTCTTGACCATGGTGCGCTCCTCGCGGGCGAGATCGTCATGGCTGGATGATAGGCATTCTCATCTTCGACATGAAATTGATTGTTTCCAGCCCATCGATAGCCAGATTCAATTCCACCGCCCCCTACGCGTGGCGCCGGCGCCGTTTCTCATGTCCCGGCGGGCGGCGGCCCGACATAAGCCGCACGCGGCCGGATCAGGCCCGGCTCGCCGCGCTGCTCCAGCGCATGGGCGATCCAGCCGGCGGTGCGGCCGGCGGCGAACAGGCCGAAGGCCGCGTCGCGCGGCAGGCCCAGGTGGCGGCGCAGCGCGACCAGCGCGACGTCGATCGAGGGCAGCCCGCCGGTCAGCCGTTCGGCCGCTTCGAGCATGGTCCGCCAGGCCGGCCGCTGCGGCAGGATCTGCGCCAGCAAC is a genomic window of Chitinimonas koreensis containing:
- a CDS encoding transglycosylase domain-containing protein gives rise to the protein MLAGLAWLLRDLPSLAELDDLQPKVPLRVYSRDKVLIGEFGKERRSLVKLADIPADLRQAVLAIEDARFYEHGAIDLVGVLRAGLANLGSGGRGQGASTITMQVARDLFLTRDKTVTRKLREIVVAYKIEAVRSKDEILELYMNQIYLGQRAYGFASAARVYFGKELGALTLAESAMLAGLPKAPSAYNPVSNPRRARVRQEYILKRMRELGYIGEARYRQALAEPLQLARSQDAAPASQPHAEYAAEMVRQAMFDKYGEAAYSRGLTVVTTIDYAQQQMAWESVRQSLLDYDRRRGWRGPRPTWRCRSRPPARTARTSCWPPTRMPTARSPPWWSRPARARWWR
- a CDS encoding penicillin-binding transpeptidase domain-containing protein, with the translated sequence MAAHPDADGQVAAVVVAASPRKVVALTRDGDTVEIAEPGLRFAAAGLREGAPAKLRIRPGAVVRIGRDARGAREIVQLPQIQGALVALAPQDGAIRALVGGFDFGVNKFNRAAQAWRQPGSTFKPFVYSAALERGVGPATIVNDAAFSVQLDPGSDKRWEPKNDDGSEAGPISMRSGLQKSKNLVAVRVADYVGVPFIRDYVQRFGFVPAQVPPYLPMALGAGQVTPLQLAGAYAVFANGGWRVPPYLIAEVRDGRGQLLLQARPAVAEANAIRALTPRNAFVMHQLLLGVAQRGTAWQSNALGRTDIGGKTGTTNDMHDVWFAGYQHSLLAVSWLGYDQPRSVGAGGAQLALPMWMRFMGRALKGVPTYQMPQPPGVLQIGGEWYLDLFTPGNGFVSAIGMDGVEMPAPDELTDEDMSGDEPEETEAEAGDSTYVEPPAAERNPPMDEATPPPSTP
- a CDS encoding tyrosinase family protein, with the translated sequence MSKSKLFDAPLARREILRQMIALGAMPGLAALPVLPALADDAPPDYPEDCTPPTPTGPAVPFVPGRLPVLPRRSINSLGEAELRTLTLAFARLRELTVKQPDNPLGWLRQSYVHCWYCGGGTDGQAGPEIHGSWWFLPWHRCYLYFLERILARLAGAPELRLPYWDWSTQSEQTQTLPLAYSRKFAMRRPNALYNTRRGVTYGDQIPKAFVGPKAISLVLDAPSFGQFGGMDPDVHLTLGQSASGLLERIPHNNVHNWTGTPGDSVNQGCDMGVLATAARDPVFFAHHANVDRMWPSWLALGGGHDNPTDERWLDHAWNFYDENGTWTSIKVRDVVETAAIGYVYDSLAVPTQSSPVFYSPERPPRTVPAEALSVLSSAAPRALSAAPTTHVAALPQAHRDALAALAGGQRYLLTFEGVRIPAHVGVAVKVYVNLPKANAATSTELPNYVGLISSVAKVRKGEPHGEHKPERMTFVINVELARKIAADGTLQVTLVPITPRGRQPASVELSYETITLAPL
- the tyrS gene encoding tyrosine--tRNA ligase; its protein translation is MIQDLHDRGLIAQTTDAQALDALLASESVTLYCGFDPTADSLHIGSLVPILVLKRFQLAGHKPIALVGGATGMIGDPSFKAAERKLNTPDVIESWVGKIRTQVEPFLDFDGPNAAIMANNYDWFGGMGALEFLRDIGKHFSVNAMIKKESVQQRINRDDQGISFTEFAYSLLQGYDFSELNRRHGCKLQIGGSDQWGNITAGTDLTRRLNQQQVFGLTLPLVTKSDGTKFGKTETGTIWLDARKTSPYGFYQFWLNTADADVYTFLRYFSFLSPAEIAAIEAADRAREGKPEAQRILAEQVTAVVHGQAAVEAAQRISRSLFSDSLAELTESDFEQLALDGVPGVTLERSTSGLIDALVAAGLAKSKSEARTFILSGAVSVNGRKAETIEHAIGDEERLFGRFTLLRRGKKLYGLISWA
- a CDS encoding anhydro-N-acetylmuramic acid kinase; this translates as MPSSLYIGLMSGTSLDGIDCAVVDFAAGKPRLLAATLRAFAPALRDELLALQASGPDELHRAALAGNALADAYAASVAATLAEAGLDAGAIAAIGMHGQTVRHRPELGYTLQIGNAARLAEASGITVAADFRSRDVAAGGQGAPLVPAFHLGMFGGAAHRAVVNIGGIANLTDLPPGGAVRGWDTGPGNVLMDGWIARNRGQPYDADGAWATAGRVDAALLAALLAEPYCAAPPPKSTGRDLFHAGWLDDRLAGRTLAAEDVQATLLEFTARSIAAEIEREAMAAAEVYVCGGGARNGALMARLTALLAPRPVAGTEALGLHPDWVEATAFAWLARRCLLGQAGNLPAVTGAAGLRVLGAIHPAVVGWPAAPAIAG
- a CDS encoding carboxymuconolactone decarboxylase family protein gives rise to the protein MHARLNWAKAAPDAYKAMIALENAVTGSGLEPSLLELIRIRSSQLNGCAFCLDMHTADARKRGESERRIYTLSAWRETPFFSERERAALAWTEALTQLAGHEVSEALYDSVKAQFGDKEMVDLTLAVNAINSWNRIGVGFGLQPAG
- the pdxR gene encoding MocR-like pyridoxine biosynthesis transcription factor PdxR, encoding MDFHLALHPHGELTAQIYGQLRDAIRAGRLAAGERLPPSRALAAQLGVSRKTVTEAYEMLASEGFTAGRVGAGTFVAAVPGLAAQAAPAKPVAAIPLPRWQALPTPFLEIASAPRLRHDFRGGATDRSLLPQAEWRRCMMEALRWQVRGDAEAATVDGLPRLRGAIARQLAVSRAVRCEWSDVMVTSGAQQAIDLVGRVLLEPGAVVAMEDPGYPPAFASFSAQGARVVSVPVDGEGMVVEALPDSARLVYVTPSHQFPLGMPMSLPRRRALLHWAARRGAVILEDDYDSEFRYEGRALEALHSLDDSGLVAYAGTFSKTLTAELRLGYLVMPPALRPALRQAKHLCDWYSQPLLQFALARLIERGDFARHARRCHKHYAARRAALLAALRGPLADWLAPIPAMAGIHLAARLQQPLDLGALVERGRGEGLGLYPLDAFHRETPPLAGLLFGFGGTALDELQAGLQTLERLLRTA
- a CDS encoding DUF2061 domain-containing protein, producing MVKTLTFAATHFSVAFGVAYLLTGNIGVSSLLALVEPAVNTVAYYFHEKAWLRFGAAPAAPGRRHGWHAHG